One window from the genome of Maridesulfovibrio ferrireducens encodes:
- a CDS encoding dual specificity protein phosphatase family protein → MGTDHNKPAYHLTWVTDQLAVGCAPMSCVQLKSLEEQGVDAILNLCGEFCDLCDIQREAGFDVYYLPLKDEEAPGLIELEKTLEWLDEAIYLGKKVLIHCRHGIGRTGTILNAYLLRRGLGHRLAWKALRKLRSKPANFEQWWVIRKYGKKSGKLTIREPYLEFKRLVDLSPFFNDYDQLIQRVESVARESAQVEACGLNNDQCCRTPVSLTLVEAVHLSHQINLELGHEERLAVIERAVETAWAERRAASELSKEKGVLEFCLSGAGSVCPLLKNKSCLLFDDRPLQCRAFGLDLSEDGELWGKFLIPALNKISSEIWFAYTGVLSDEKMPLFSLPDVVSGKFVETLFKRMMKQGINE, encoded by the coding sequence ATGGGTACTGATCATAATAAACCGGCATATCATCTGACATGGGTTACGGACCAGCTTGCCGTGGGGTGTGCTCCCATGAGTTGTGTCCAACTTAAATCGCTGGAGGAACAGGGGGTGGATGCGATCCTGAACCTGTGCGGGGAGTTCTGCGACCTTTGTGACATCCAGAGAGAGGCCGGGTTTGATGTCTATTATCTTCCGCTCAAGGATGAAGAGGCTCCGGGGCTTATTGAACTTGAAAAGACTCTGGAATGGCTGGATGAAGCTATTTATCTAGGTAAAAAGGTTTTGATTCATTGTCGTCACGGTATCGGGCGTACCGGAACAATTCTCAATGCCTATTTGCTTCGTCGAGGTCTGGGGCATAGATTGGCTTGGAAAGCTTTAAGAAAACTGAGATCCAAACCTGCCAATTTCGAACAGTGGTGGGTCATCCGTAAATACGGCAAAAAGAGCGGCAAGTTAACGATTCGTGAACCTTATCTGGAATTCAAAAGGCTGGTTGATCTGTCTCCTTTTTTTAATGATTATGATCAATTGATTCAGCGCGTTGAATCTGTCGCTCGTGAGTCTGCACAAGTTGAAGCCTGCGGACTCAATAATGATCAGTGTTGTAGAACTCCGGTCAGTCTTACCTTGGTGGAAGCTGTACATCTCAGTCATCAGATTAATCTGGAGCTTGGTCACGAAGAACGTCTTGCTGTGATTGAACGGGCTGTTGAAACCGCTTGGGCTGAAAGGAGGGCTGCATCTGAACTGAGCAAAGAAAAAGGAGTTCTTGAGTTTTGTCTGTCCGGGGCAGGCTCGGTTTGTCCGTTGCTTAAAAATAAATCATGCCTTTTATTTGATGATCGTCCTTTGCAATGCAGAGCTTTCGGGTTGGATCTTTCCGAGGATGGAGAATTGTGGGGCAAGTTTCTGATTCCCGCATTGAATAAGATTTCTTCGGAAATATGGTTTGCTTACACCGGAGTTTTGTCTGACGAAAAGATGCCGCTTTTTTCTCTGCCGGATGTTGTTTCCGGTAAGTTTGTAGAAACCCTTTTCAAACGCATGATGAAGCAGGGTATTAATGAATAG
- a CDS encoding PEP/pyruvate-binding domain-containing protein, whose translation MQVKQLFKYWTYLFFAPGAHLRHKYSAFKSLLVHDATALELIADLEDVFYSKKKVDNQRVIWLIHRLSLAVEAMTGQLVEMNPLRYMNLAENFCRIDDRVKLAVDHDLPDSDPPYILSLDKAADFPDLAGGKGANLGRAFNEGSVNVPPGFVVTANAFNLFIDFNGLRDAIESRLSLMEVDNHSLLAKLTLEIQELILAADVPDEIADGISLAMSEMFSEEELIAVRSSALAEDGDISFAGQYASELSVQKKDVLEAYKRVLAGKFCPRAVFYRISNGLSDSETAMAVLILPMVEAEKAGVIYSKNPDSQFRSENICIYGVHGLGDSLVDGSISPAKAFLSRDPEPKLIRINSTKRDALPSEATLLELGRIAMRLESLFGFPQDIEWAKDSSGNVYILQTRPIQQNTDKAAEVHSPIENTPIVKGLERASLGVGCGEIYFAVTGKDFANIPEGAIVVTPTLKPVLSLFISKMNGVIAGTGSRASHFASVARECGLPVLVGDTLGRFSTGQFVTVDGGDGTVFDGCVEEVVTRNFKKEKIAQRVFDFSSKVAPFTVKLNLTNPESADFTAEGCCSLHDLVRFCHEKSVEEMFSLVDKMGRGMGAAKELKSELPLVMYILDLGKGLVSSVPKRGHITPQDIKSQPMRELWRGLASPMVKWSKGLTHIDWEEFDRVSAGIFSVNSKLLASYGIVSEDYLHLMIRFGYHFSVVDSICGPNAGANYINFRFRGGGSELENRLLRLEFIRRVLDHYGFKIEIHGDMLDAICSRISEKDTCVLLNILGYLLAVTRLMDMRLQNEKQVKAEVRLFIESAERLDGY comes from the coding sequence TTGAAGACGTCTTTTACAGTAAAAAAAAGGTTGATAATCAGCGCGTGATCTGGCTGATTCATCGGTTATCATTGGCAGTTGAGGCTATGACCGGGCAACTGGTCGAAATGAATCCCCTTCGTTACATGAATTTAGCGGAAAATTTTTGTAGAATAGATGACCGCGTAAAGCTTGCTGTTGATCATGATCTGCCGGACTCTGACCCTCCTTATATTCTCTCTCTTGACAAAGCCGCAGACTTTCCTGATTTGGCCGGGGGCAAAGGAGCTAATCTCGGGCGTGCTTTCAACGAAGGCAGTGTTAATGTTCCGCCCGGTTTTGTTGTGACTGCGAATGCTTTTAATCTGTTTATTGATTTTAACGGGTTGAGAGATGCAATAGAAAGTCGTTTAAGCCTTATGGAGGTTGATAACCATTCCCTCCTTGCGAAGCTTACCCTTGAAATACAGGAACTGATTTTGGCCGCAGATGTTCCCGATGAAATTGCGGATGGTATCAGTTTGGCTATGTCGGAGATGTTTTCGGAGGAGGAGTTGATAGCTGTCCGCTCAAGTGCGTTGGCCGAAGACGGTGATATCTCTTTTGCCGGACAATATGCCAGTGAACTCAGTGTGCAGAAAAAAGATGTGCTTGAAGCGTATAAACGGGTTTTGGCTGGTAAATTCTGTCCCCGAGCTGTTTTTTACCGAATTTCTAACGGACTTTCCGACAGCGAAACTGCTATGGCTGTGTTGATTCTTCCCATGGTTGAAGCTGAGAAAGCGGGGGTTATCTATTCTAAGAATCCTGACTCTCAGTTCCGTAGTGAAAATATCTGTATTTATGGAGTTCACGGGCTTGGTGACTCTTTGGTAGATGGAAGTATTTCTCCTGCAAAAGCTTTTCTCTCCCGAGATCCTGAACCTAAATTGATTCGAATCAATTCTACAAAGAGGGATGCTCTTCCAAGTGAGGCAACTCTTCTTGAGCTCGGACGGATTGCCATGCGGCTTGAATCTCTTTTCGGCTTTCCGCAAGACATTGAGTGGGCTAAAGACTCTTCCGGCAATGTTTATATCTTACAGACACGTCCGATACAGCAGAATACAGATAAAGCTGCCGAGGTTCACTCACCAATAGAGAACACTCCTATAGTCAAAGGGCTTGAGCGTGCGTCACTGGGAGTGGGATGCGGTGAGATTTATTTTGCAGTAACCGGTAAGGATTTTGCGAATATTCCTGAAGGGGCGATCGTTGTTACACCGACTCTTAAGCCCGTACTTTCTCTGTTTATCTCTAAAATGAACGGGGTTATTGCCGGCACAGGCAGCCGGGCAAGTCATTTTGCATCCGTTGCACGTGAGTGTGGTCTACCCGTTTTGGTCGGGGACACTCTAGGGCGTTTTTCAACAGGACAATTTGTGACGGTAGACGGGGGTGATGGAACGGTGTTCGATGGCTGTGTGGAGGAAGTGGTAACTAGAAATTTTAAGAAAGAGAAAATTGCACAGCGAGTCTTTGATTTTTCCTCCAAAGTTGCGCCTTTTACTGTAAAGCTGAACCTTACGAACCCTGAGTCTGCTGATTTTACGGCTGAAGGGTGTTGTTCGCTGCATGATTTAGTTCGTTTTTGCCATGAAAAATCAGTAGAAGAAATGTTTTCATTGGTGGATAAAATGGGTCGCGGTATGGGCGCGGCAAAAGAATTGAAAAGTGAGTTACCTCTGGTTATGTATATTCTTGATCTCGGTAAGGGATTAGTTTCAAGCGTACCTAAAAGGGGGCACATAACTCCTCAGGATATAAAGAGTCAGCCAATGCGGGAGCTTTGGAGGGGGCTGGCCAGTCCTATGGTGAAATGGTCAAAGGGACTGACTCATATAGACTGGGAGGAGTTCGACCGGGTCTCTGCCGGAATATTCAGTGTTAATTCGAAGTTGCTTGCTAGTTACGGCATTGTTTCGGAAGACTATCTTCATCTTATGATTCGTTTTGGCTATCATTTTTCTGTAGTGGATTCCATCTGCGGACCCAACGCAGGGGCGAATTATATTAATTTTAGATTTAGAGGCGGTGGATCTGAACTTGAAAACAGGCTTTTACGGTTGGAATTTATTCGTCGAGTGCTTGATCATTACGGATTCAAAATTGAAATACACGGGGATATGCTTGACGCCATATGTTCCAGAATCAGTGAGAAAGATACCTGTGTTTTGTTAAATATATTGGGGTATCTGCTGGCGGTTACGCGACTGATGGATATGCGTCTTCAAAATGAGAAACAAGTGAAAGCCGAAGTCCGGCTGTTTATTGAGAGTGCGGAGAGGCTTGATGGGTACTGA
- the ablA gene encoding lysine 2,3-aminomutase has protein sequence MEVYNSHQQQLSDILDEDSSKTDWTDWKWHIRNSIKTVSGFEKALGIKFSDKERRLHEQTLKKFPLAVTPYYLSLIHTDNYKNDPVFKQSFPNPRELIISRSDMVDPLHEDKDSPVPGLTHRYPDRVLFHVSNLCSMYCRHCTRKRKVGDVDSIPGEAQLEAGLDYIRNTPQIRDVLLSGGDPFMLSDEKLDWLLTKIGEIDHVEVVRIGTRMPVVLPYRITDKLVNMLKKHHPLWINTHFNHPRELTASSRRALTKLADAGIPLGNQSVLLAGINDCPRLIKTLNHKLVKNRVRPYYLYQCDLSEGLSHFRTPVGKGIEIMESLRGHTSGFAVPTYVIDAPGGGGKIPVMPNYIVSWATNKIILRNYEGVITTYAEPETYECNYCDRDCENCKLQLMEDDAEENPIGIAKLLSDWDETLSLTPEENERTERCANDS, from the coding sequence ATGGAAGTATACAATTCACATCAGCAGCAATTATCCGACATTTTAGACGAAGATTCGTCCAAAACGGACTGGACTGATTGGAAATGGCATATCCGCAATTCAATAAAGACAGTGTCCGGTTTTGAAAAAGCGCTCGGTATAAAGTTCAGCGATAAGGAACGAAGGTTACATGAACAAACGCTCAAAAAATTCCCTCTTGCTGTAACTCCTTATTATTTATCTCTTATCCATACAGATAACTACAAAAACGACCCAGTATTCAAACAGTCCTTTCCAAATCCGCGCGAACTTATAATCAGCCGCAGTGATATGGTGGACCCATTACATGAAGATAAAGACAGCCCTGTACCGGGCCTTACTCATAGATATCCGGATCGAGTTTTATTTCATGTCAGTAATCTCTGCTCAATGTATTGCAGACATTGTACCCGCAAAAGAAAAGTGGGAGATGTAGATTCCATCCCCGGTGAAGCTCAGCTTGAAGCAGGGTTAGACTACATCCGCAACACTCCGCAAATCAGAGATGTTCTGCTTTCCGGAGGAGATCCGTTCATGCTCTCCGATGAAAAACTGGACTGGCTGCTCACTAAAATAGGTGAAATTGACCATGTGGAAGTTGTAAGAATCGGAACACGTATGCCTGTTGTCCTGCCGTATAGAATAACGGACAAACTCGTAAATATGTTGAAGAAGCATCATCCCCTTTGGATCAATACCCATTTCAACCATCCACGTGAGCTGACAGCATCTTCGCGAAGGGCTTTAACAAAACTTGCCGACGCCGGAATCCCGCTTGGTAATCAGAGTGTCCTTCTAGCCGGAATCAATGATTGTCCGCGTCTTATAAAAACGCTCAATCATAAATTAGTAAAAAACAGAGTTCGTCCATACTACCTTTACCAGTGCGATCTTTCCGAAGGATTGTCACATTTCAGAACTCCAGTGGGCAAAGGGATAGAAATCATGGAAAGCCTGCGCGGACATACCAGTGGGTTTGCTGTTCCGACCTATGTCATTGATGCTCCCGGCGGTGGCGGAAAAATCCCAGTGATGCCGAACTATATTGTTTCGTGGGCTACAAACAAGATTATTTTGCGAAATTACGAAGGGGTTATAACCACTTACGCTGAACCGGAAACCTACGAATGCAATTATTGCGACCGCGACTGCGAGAATTGCAAACTGCAATTAATGGAAGATGACGCAGAAGAAAACCCCATCGGAATTGCAAAACTGCTTTCCGATTGGGATGAGACACTCAGCCTGACTCCTGAAGAAAACGAAAGAACTGAAAGATGTGCTAATGATTCCTGA
- the ablB gene encoding putative beta-lysine N-acetyltransferase codes for MIPDKIISIGQSKIQIGPLNDRIYLMNLSPDDMPEILFKLKSKAEAANVSKIFAKIPRIYLPDFVAEGFTEEASVPNLFSNDDGAFLSLYRQPWRENIENQSELDKVIAVAERKSGAGVENKLEEGLKIRKLTVQDCELLAALYKEIFSTYPFPVHDAEFLKHEINQNGCFYGVFNKDKLIGAASAEAGSDGWSAELTDFAVLPAYRKKGIAGSLLHKLEKESAATGKKCFFTIARACSYGVNSLFAKAGYTYSGTIPNNTNISGGLETMNIWFKHLP; via the coding sequence ATGATTCCTGATAAAATAATTTCAATCGGACAAAGCAAAATTCAGATTGGCCCGCTTAATGACAGAATTTATCTGATGAACCTGTCACCGGACGACATGCCTGAAATTCTTTTTAAGCTTAAAAGCAAAGCCGAGGCAGCCAATGTCTCAAAGATTTTTGCCAAAATCCCAAGAATTTACTTGCCGGACTTTGTAGCAGAAGGATTTACAGAAGAAGCGTCAGTTCCGAATTTATTTTCTAATGATGACGGAGCTTTTTTAAGCTTATACAGACAGCCTTGGCGTGAAAACATTGAAAATCAAAGTGAACTTGATAAAGTTATTGCTGTTGCTGAAAGAAAATCAGGAGCAGGAGTTGAGAACAAACTTGAAGAAGGGCTGAAAATCAGGAAATTAACCGTTCAGGATTGCGAACTCCTTGCAGCCTTATACAAAGAGATCTTCAGCACCTACCCCTTCCCTGTTCATGACGCTGAATTCCTCAAACATGAAATAAATCAAAACGGCTGTTTTTATGGAGTTTTTAACAAGGATAAATTAATCGGTGCGGCTTCAGCAGAAGCAGGCTCGGACGGATGGAGTGCGGAACTTACCGACTTTGCAGTTCTACCCGCATATCGCAAGAAAGGTATAGCCGGATCATTACTGCACAAGCTAGAAAAAGAATCCGCAGCAACAGGTAAAAAGTGCTTTTTCACGATTGCACGGGCCTGTTCATACGGAGTAAATTCTCTTTTTGCCAAAGCCGGGTATACTTATTCTGGAACAATCCCGAATAATACTAATATCAGCGGAGGACTAGAAACAATGAATATATGGTTTAAGCATCTACCCTAA